From a region of the Tenggerimyces flavus genome:
- a CDS encoding ABC transporter permease, producing MVLRLLKRTAVFVASIAAATIVVFAFMAVLPGDPAEVALGVNATPEAVAALRAEFGTDRPPVVQYLDWVGSLVTGDFGISYVTRDLIGPQVVDRLLVTLWLVVTSMVLAVLIAVPVGTVMAVRHRGLSGLALSALSQLGIAVPAFLAGILAVAFFAVRLGWLPSGGWTPPNQDPVSFVQHLILPAAALGIAQAAVLARYVRTAVLDVLREDYLRTARAKGLTPYRALLRHGLRNAAIPVSTVLGLQLATLLVGAIVVERVFVIPGLGSLLLDGVANRDLLLVQGVVMVLVVAVLLVNYLVDVLYTALDPRLRTS from the coding sequence ATGGTCCTACGGCTGCTGAAGCGTACGGCGGTGTTCGTGGCCAGCATCGCGGCCGCGACCATCGTCGTGTTCGCGTTCATGGCCGTACTCCCGGGCGACCCGGCAGAGGTCGCGCTGGGCGTCAACGCGACTCCCGAGGCGGTCGCCGCGCTGCGGGCCGAGTTCGGCACCGACCGGCCGCCGGTCGTGCAGTACCTCGACTGGGTGGGTAGTCTGGTCACCGGCGACTTCGGGATCTCGTACGTCACCCGCGACCTGATCGGCCCGCAGGTGGTCGACCGGCTGCTGGTGACGTTGTGGCTCGTCGTCACCTCGATGGTGCTCGCGGTGCTGATCGCGGTGCCGGTCGGGACCGTGATGGCCGTACGGCATCGCGGCCTGTCCGGGCTGGCACTGTCGGCGTTGAGCCAGCTGGGCATCGCCGTGCCTGCGTTCCTGGCGGGCATCCTCGCGGTCGCGTTCTTCGCCGTTCGCCTTGGCTGGTTGCCTTCTGGCGGTTGGACGCCACCGAACCAGGACCCCGTCTCTTTCGTCCAGCACCTGATCCTGCCGGCGGCCGCGCTGGGCATCGCGCAGGCGGCGGTGCTGGCACGGTACGTCCGCACCGCCGTGCTCGACGTGCTGCGCGAGGACTATCTGCGCACGGCGCGGGCGAAGGGACTGACGCCGTACCGCGCGCTGCTGCGGCACGGGCTGCGGAACGCCGCGATCCCGGTGAGCACGGTGCTGGGGCTGCAGCTCGCGACGCTGCTCGTCGGCGCGATCGTGGTCGAGCGGGTGTTCGTGATCCCCGGGCTCGGCTCGCTGCTCCTCGACGGCGTCGCCAACCGCGACCTGCTGCTCGTGCAGGGCGTCGTGATGGTGCTGGTGGTCGCGGTGCTGCTGGTCAACTATCTGGTCGACGTGCTCTACACCGCGCTCGATCCTCGGTTGCGGACCTCATGA
- a CDS encoding ABC transporter substrate-binding protein encodes MPSRLQGVIATSIVALLVTAGCSAGSGTSNPPEQEAKELTVGLIAEPASLDFTRNDGAAIPQALLLNVYEGLVKLDANGKIVPLLAKGYTVSDDRRTYTFTLREGAKFSNDAPFTAEDAAFSINRVKTDWTVSLKAGMDVVDTAVATNPTTLQVTLKQPSNSWLFRMTTRIGAMFSRTGINDLATKPIGTGPYTMKSWKRGDVMTLAANPDYWGTKPPTETVSLKYFKDPTAMNNALLTGSIDVVSSVQAPDSLGQFKDTSKFQIIEGTTNGEVVMSFNDGKAPFTDKRVRQAICYAIDRQAVIDTAWAGHGELIGSMVPPTDPWYEDLSKLYPYDPEKAKTLLAQAGTPKLTLRFRIPNLPYAVAAAQVVKSQLADVGITAQIDVLEFPARWLSEVFTNADYDMSMIAHVEPRDIASWANPKYYWRYDNKQVQKLLAEADSGTEEEQVAKTKQAARILAEDAAADWLFLFPNLIAAKVGVKGLPKNVISEAFDLTAVSKS; translated from the coding sequence GTGCCCAGCAGGCTTCAGGGCGTCATCGCCACATCGATCGTCGCGCTGCTCGTGACGGCGGGGTGCTCCGCTGGCAGCGGCACGTCCAACCCTCCCGAACAGGAGGCAAAGGAGCTCACGGTCGGGCTCATCGCGGAGCCCGCCAGCCTCGACTTCACCCGCAACGACGGCGCCGCGATCCCCCAGGCACTGCTGCTCAACGTGTACGAGGGCCTGGTCAAGCTCGACGCGAACGGGAAGATCGTTCCGCTGCTCGCCAAGGGCTACACGGTGAGCGACGACCGCCGTACGTACACGTTCACGCTGCGAGAGGGCGCGAAGTTCAGCAACGACGCTCCGTTCACGGCTGAGGACGCCGCGTTCAGCATCAACCGCGTCAAGACGGACTGGACGGTCTCACTCAAGGCCGGCATGGACGTCGTCGACACCGCGGTCGCGACCAACCCGACCACGCTGCAGGTCACGCTCAAGCAGCCGAGCAACTCCTGGCTGTTCCGCATGACGACCCGCATCGGCGCGATGTTCTCGCGTACGGGCATCAACGACCTCGCGACCAAGCCCATCGGCACCGGCCCGTACACCATGAAGAGCTGGAAGCGCGGCGACGTGATGACGCTCGCCGCCAACCCGGACTACTGGGGCACGAAGCCGCCGACCGAGACGGTGTCGTTGAAGTACTTCAAGGACCCGACCGCGATGAACAACGCCCTGCTCACGGGCAGCATCGACGTGGTCAGCTCGGTGCAGGCGCCGGACAGCCTGGGCCAGTTCAAGGACACCTCGAAGTTCCAGATCATCGAGGGCACGACGAACGGCGAGGTCGTGATGTCGTTCAACGACGGGAAGGCCCCGTTCACCGACAAGCGCGTCCGCCAGGCCATCTGTTACGCGATCGACCGGCAAGCCGTGATTGACACCGCATGGGCAGGGCACGGCGAGCTGATCGGCTCGATGGTCCCGCCGACCGACCCCTGGTACGAGGACCTGTCCAAGCTCTACCCGTACGACCCGGAGAAGGCGAAGACGCTGCTCGCGCAGGCGGGCACACCGAAGCTCACGCTGCGGTTCCGGATCCCCAACCTGCCGTACGCCGTGGCGGCGGCTCAGGTGGTGAAGTCGCAGCTCGCGGACGTCGGCATCACCGCGCAGATCGATGTCCTCGAGTTCCCGGCGCGCTGGCTCAGCGAGGTCTTCACCAACGCCGACTACGACATGTCGATGATCGCGCACGTCGAGCCGCGCGACATCGCGAGCTGGGCGAACCCCAAGTACTACTGGCGCTACGACAACAAGCAGGTACAGAAGCTGCTCGCCGAGGCGGACAGCGGCACCGAGGAGGAGCAGGTCGCGAAGACCAAGCAGGCCGCCCGGATCCTCGCCGAGGACGCGGCCGCGGACTGGCTGTTCCTGTTCCCGAACCTGATCGCGGCGAAGGTCGGGGTGAAGGGGCTCCCGAAGAACGTGATCTCCGAGGCGTTCGACCTGACCGCGGTGTCGAAGAGCTAG
- a CDS encoding HAD-IA family hydrolase, which produces MTAERTEFHVDAVLLDLDGTLIDSTPIIVRSWSRWAEEFGVTTAQFEALGSLHGRTSGAIVRALVPPDRVAAGERRIDELETTDVDGLVPLPGVTAFLAKIPAGRWAIVTSGNDAIAGVRTKAAGLEPTVLITADDVTYGKPHPEPFLLGAERLGVAPERCLVIEDAPAGLEAARKAGMRTIAVTTSHRAADLDADLVVSGIHELDLHVSGGPLIVRAAGAASSED; this is translated from the coding sequence GTGACAGCCGAGCGCACCGAGTTCCACGTCGACGCCGTCCTGCTGGACCTCGACGGCACCCTGATCGACTCGACCCCGATCATCGTCCGGTCCTGGTCACGGTGGGCGGAGGAGTTCGGCGTCACCACCGCCCAGTTCGAGGCGCTCGGCTCGCTGCACGGACGGACGTCGGGCGCCATCGTCCGCGCCCTCGTCCCGCCGGACCGCGTCGCGGCGGGCGAACGGCGCATCGACGAGCTCGAGACCACCGACGTCGACGGCCTCGTACCGCTCCCCGGCGTCACCGCGTTCCTCGCCAAGATCCCGGCCGGCAGGTGGGCGATCGTCACCTCCGGCAACGACGCCATCGCGGGCGTCCGTACGAAGGCGGCCGGCCTCGAGCCCACCGTGCTCATCACCGCCGACGATGTCACGTACGGCAAGCCGCACCCCGAGCCGTTCCTGCTCGGCGCCGAGCGCCTCGGCGTCGCGCCGGAGCGCTGCCTCGTGATCGAGGACGCCCCCGCCGGCCTCGAAGCCGCCCGCAAGGCCGGCATGCGGACGATCGCCGTCACCACCTCGCACCGCGCCGCGGACCTCGACGCCGATCTCGTCGTCTCGGGCATCCACGAGCTCGACCTGCACGTATCCGGCGGGCCGCTGATCGTCCGGGCCGCCGGCGCGGCATCATCTGAGGACTGA
- a CDS encoding hydroxyacid-oxoacid transhydrogenase, translated as MAAESVFTWAAPPIKFGPGAVDEIGYDVAQLGVRRVLVLTDPGVAATGLPERVVETLRSAGLEAGLFADVHVEPTDVSVKAAIAYAQESDWDGFVAVGGGSSIDTAKAVNLLTSYPADLLDYVNKPIGKGLAPQGPVKPLVAVPTTAGTGAECTAVCIMDFLDLKVKTGISHPRLRPVLAVVDPQVTLSLPPGVTAATGFDILCHALESYTARPYDDYDRKKPEERVAYCGANPISDIWIENTLPMLARSFRTAYSKGDDVAARTDMLQAALFAGMGFGNAGVHIPHACAYPIAGRVPSGYHPADYPADEAMVPHGQAVVLTAPAAFRHTYASNPSRHLRAAQLLDPSVDGPEEDRLPEAIRRLMRDTNSPNGLAAVGYTESDIDDFVDGALKQQRLLTIAPMPVDADVLGAVFRESLTLW; from the coding sequence ATGGCAGCCGAGTCGGTCTTCACCTGGGCAGCGCCGCCGATCAAGTTCGGACCGGGTGCCGTCGACGAGATCGGGTACGACGTCGCGCAGCTGGGTGTACGCCGCGTCCTCGTTCTCACCGACCCGGGTGTCGCGGCGACCGGGCTTCCGGAGCGGGTCGTCGAGACGCTGCGGAGCGCCGGGCTGGAGGCTGGCCTCTTCGCCGACGTGCACGTCGAGCCGACCGACGTCAGCGTCAAGGCCGCGATCGCGTACGCCCAGGAGAGCGACTGGGACGGCTTCGTCGCGGTCGGCGGCGGCTCGTCGATCGACACCGCCAAGGCGGTCAACCTGCTCACGAGCTACCCGGCCGACCTGCTCGACTACGTCAACAAGCCGATCGGCAAGGGCCTCGCCCCGCAAGGCCCGGTCAAGCCCCTCGTCGCCGTCCCCACGACCGCTGGCACGGGTGCGGAGTGCACCGCCGTCTGCATCATGGACTTCCTCGACCTCAAGGTGAAGACGGGCATCAGCCACCCGCGGCTGCGCCCGGTCCTCGCCGTCGTCGACCCGCAGGTGACGCTCTCCCTGCCGCCCGGCGTGACCGCCGCGACCGGGTTCGACATCCTCTGCCACGCACTCGAGTCGTACACCGCCCGGCCGTACGACGACTACGACCGGAAGAAGCCGGAGGAACGCGTCGCCTACTGCGGCGCCAACCCGATCTCCGACATCTGGATCGAGAACACGCTCCCGATGCTCGCCCGCTCGTTCCGCACGGCGTACAGCAAGGGTGACGACGTCGCCGCGCGGACGGACATGCTGCAGGCCGCGCTGTTCGCCGGCATGGGCTTCGGCAACGCCGGTGTGCACATCCCGCACGCCTGCGCCTACCCGATCGCGGGCCGCGTCCCGTCGGGCTACCACCCGGCGGACTACCCGGCGGACGAGGCGATGGTCCCGCACGGCCAGGCCGTCGTGCTGACCGCGCCCGCGGCGTTCAGGCACACGTACGCCAGCAACCCCTCCCGCCACCTGCGCGCCGCCCAGCTGCTCGACCCGTCGGTGGACGGACCGGAGGAGGACCGGCTGCCCGAGGCGATCCGCCGGCTGATGAGGGACACGAACTCTCCGAACGGCCTCGCCGCCGTCGGCTACACCGAGTCCGACATCGACGACTTCGTCGACGGTGCCCTGAAACAGCAACGCCTGTTGACGATCGCACCCATGCCGGTCGACGCCGACGTGCTCGGGGCGGTGTTCCGGGAGTCGCTCACCCTGTGGTGA
- a CDS encoding serine hydrolase domain-containing protein, producing MIAEVDQLARDTDFSGVVWIDRAGQVELSNAYGFANRAYRVPNTVDTRFGIASGSKGFTALAVFSLVGDGALALDTTARSLLGKDLPLIADDVTVEHLLTHSSGIGDYLDEEADLEITDYLMGAAHELTTTEAFLPLLDGHPTKFRAGERFGYCNGGFVVLALLAERASGVGYHDLVRERVLRPAGMTRTDFLRSDELPADAAVGYLPLDGTDRSNVFHLPVLATGDGGIHTTAADMSTFWRAFFAGDIVGPVEEVVRPRRDVPDQSRRYGLGFWLHPTTDTVMLTGYDAGASFKSTHDPQTGTTWTVVSNTSPGAWPIARALTTG from the coding sequence GTGATCGCGGAGGTGGACCAGCTCGCCCGAGACACCGACTTCTCGGGCGTGGTGTGGATCGACCGTGCCGGCCAGGTCGAGCTCTCCAACGCGTACGGGTTCGCCAACCGCGCCTACCGCGTCCCCAACACCGTGGACACCAGGTTCGGCATCGCCAGTGGGAGCAAGGGTTTCACTGCTCTGGCCGTGTTCTCGCTGGTAGGCGACGGCGCACTGGCGCTGGACACGACGGCCCGTTCCCTGCTCGGCAAGGATCTTCCGCTGATCGCGGACGACGTGACCGTCGAGCATCTCCTCACGCACTCCTCCGGCATCGGCGACTATCTGGACGAGGAAGCCGACCTCGAGATCACCGACTACCTCATGGGCGCGGCACACGAGCTGACCACGACCGAGGCGTTCCTGCCGCTGCTGGACGGGCACCCCACCAAGTTCCGCGCCGGTGAGCGTTTCGGCTACTGCAACGGCGGATTCGTGGTCCTCGCCCTGCTCGCCGAACGGGCCAGCGGGGTCGGCTACCACGACCTCGTGCGCGAACGAGTGCTTCGCCCTGCCGGCATGACCAGGACCGACTTCCTCCGTTCCGACGAGCTCCCCGCCGACGCGGCCGTGGGCTACCTGCCCTTGGACGGAACGGACCGCTCCAACGTCTTCCATCTCCCCGTGCTGGCCACCGGCGACGGCGGCATCCACACCACCGCTGCGGACATGTCGACGTTCTGGCGTGCGTTCTTCGCCGGGGACATCGTGGGTCCGGTCGAGGAGGTCGTACGGCCACGCCGGGACGTGCCCGATCAGTCCAGGCGCTACGGCCTCGGCTTCTGGCTGCACCCGACCACCGACACGGTGATGCTGACCGGGTACGACGCCGGCGCTTCGTTCAAGTCGACCCACGACCCGCAGACCGGCACCACCTGGACCGTGGTCTCCAACACCTCCCCCGGCGCCTGGCCGATCGCCCGAGCACTCACCACAGGGTGA
- a CDS encoding glycosyltransferase family 2 protein: MKLSILMPVYNEVETVDTVIKRVLDVQYPCEIELVVVDDASIDGTAEVLDRITDPRVQLLRHPVNRGKGAAIRTAADAASGDYVIPCDADLEYRPEEIPSLLQPVLEGEAEVVYGSRTFGSHSAYSFWYVMGNKGVTTVANVLFNAYIGDLETCFKLLPLKLYRELAIESNGFGMEAEITGKLLARKIRPYEVPISYKARTREDGKKITWKDGVEAVWILSKIRARAPRRRPAIGR; this comes from the coding sequence GTGAAGCTTTCCATCCTGATGCCGGTCTACAACGAAGTCGAGACCGTCGACACCGTGATCAAGCGGGTGTTGGACGTGCAGTACCCCTGCGAGATCGAGCTCGTCGTCGTCGACGACGCGAGCATCGACGGCACCGCGGAGGTACTCGACCGCATCACCGACCCGCGCGTGCAGCTGCTCCGCCACCCGGTCAACCGCGGCAAGGGCGCGGCGATCCGTACGGCGGCCGACGCCGCGAGCGGTGACTACGTGATCCCGTGTGACGCCGACCTGGAGTACCGGCCGGAGGAGATCCCCTCGCTGCTGCAGCCCGTTCTGGAGGGCGAGGCCGAGGTCGTCTACGGGAGCCGCACCTTCGGGAGCCATTCCGCGTACTCGTTCTGGTACGTGATGGGCAACAAGGGCGTGACGACGGTCGCGAACGTGCTGTTCAACGCGTACATCGGCGACCTCGAGACCTGCTTCAAGCTGCTGCCGCTGAAGCTGTACCGGGAGCTCGCGATCGAGTCGAACGGCTTCGGCATGGAGGCCGAGATCACCGGCAAGCTGCTGGCGCGCAAGATCCGCCCGTACGAGGTGCCGATCAGCTACAAGGCGCGCACCCGCGAGGACGGCAAGAAGATCACCTGGAAGGACGGCGTCGAGGCGGTCTGGATCCTGTCCAAGATCCGCGCCCGCGCACCACGTCGCCGCCCGGCGATCGGTCGCTAG
- a CDS encoding UDP-glucuronic acid decarboxylase family protein — translation MGDTVVITGGAGFLGSHLSERLLADGCTVIAVDNFCTGTPENVAHLIEHPEFRLIRYDVTEYLHVGGPVDAVLHFASPASPIDYLDLPIETLKVGSIGTIHALGLARHKKARFLLASTSEVYGDPLVHPQPEDYWGNVNPVGPRGVYDEAKRFGEALTMAYRQSHSVDTKIVRIFNTYGPRMRPRDGRAIPTFISQALKGEPLTVAGDGMQTRSVCYVDDLVEGILRLLRSEHSGPMNIGTPNEMTMLDLAKRIIRLTDSTSEIQFVPRPQDDPAVRRPRIELAEEVLGWKPEVDVEEGLRRTIAWFRTVPDLL, via the coding sequence ATGGGCGACACGGTTGTCATCACCGGCGGTGCCGGCTTTCTCGGCTCACATCTGAGCGAACGGCTGCTGGCCGATGGCTGCACGGTGATCGCCGTAGACAACTTCTGCACCGGGACGCCAGAAAACGTCGCACACCTGATCGAACACCCCGAATTCCGGCTGATCCGCTACGACGTGACGGAGTACCTGCACGTCGGCGGCCCGGTCGACGCCGTTCTGCACTTCGCGTCGCCGGCGAGCCCGATCGACTACCTCGACCTGCCGATCGAGACGCTCAAGGTCGGCTCGATCGGCACGATCCACGCGCTCGGGCTGGCCCGGCACAAGAAGGCGCGGTTCCTGCTCGCCTCCACCTCGGAGGTGTACGGCGACCCGCTGGTGCACCCACAGCCCGAGGACTACTGGGGCAACGTCAACCCGGTCGGCCCGCGCGGGGTGTACGACGAGGCGAAGCGGTTCGGCGAGGCGCTGACGATGGCGTACCGGCAGAGCCACAGCGTCGACACCAAGATCGTCCGGATCTTCAACACGTACGGTCCGCGGATGCGACCCCGCGACGGCCGGGCGATCCCCACGTTCATCAGCCAGGCGCTGAAGGGCGAGCCGCTCACCGTCGCCGGCGACGGGATGCAGACCCGTTCGGTCTGCTACGTCGACGACCTCGTCGAGGGCATCCTGCGGCTGCTGCGCTCGGAGCACTCCGGCCCGATGAACATCGGCACGCCGAACGAGATGACCATGCTCGACCTGGCGAAGCGGATCATCCGGCTGACCGATTCGACCTCGGAGATCCAGTTCGTCCCGCGTCCGCAGGACGACCCGGCCGTCCGCCGGCCGCGGATCGAGCTCGCCGAGGAGGTCCTCGGCTGGAAGCCCGAGGTCGACGTCGAAGAGGGGCTGCGGCGCACGATCGCCTGGTTCCGTACCGTGCCGGACTTGCTCTAG
- a CDS encoding carboxylesterase/lipase family protein, whose amino-acid sequence MKNRLLRTFVVAATALATAGVAVAGPALASPRPDPSVVRTENGLLRGTVTDDVRVFQGVPYAAPPVGALRFGSPRPASDWKGVRDATKPSPACAQAGDFIGDKPSVVEDCLYANVTTPFDASPKRKKPVMVWIHGGGFQWGSGAIYNADRLASKGDVVVVTFNYRLNVFGFLSHPALDGGVAKHKSGNLGVEDQQALLRWVRSNAASFGGDPRNVTIFGESAGAQVSCTHLTAPGSRGLFDRVIMQSGPCTMNWPYGDWWRAKSRPEAEKIGLEVAKKAGCDDPATAAACLRSKTPAELLKADNNEHGHGPAWGGGVIPNDPAKQLAAGRIAKVPVMHGITRDEHVTFQVGMEIMTGGAIPPGAHPAVLGQFTGLGDAAFAKVVAKYPLSAYAGSTGAAMSAVLTDWAWACPTVQTNKLLAKHTKTFAFEFADRTAPWFGDTAAPVYPTGAFHAGELQYLFGGAYAGAPLSPTQTKLSDAMISYWTAFAHDGDPNGPRTPYWPRYRATSDHVQALATGRRGIRSVDLAAEHNCSFWSAL is encoded by the coding sequence ATGAAGAACAGACTGCTCCGGACGTTCGTTGTCGCCGCCACCGCGCTGGCGACCGCCGGCGTCGCAGTGGCCGGCCCAGCCCTCGCCTCCCCGCGACCCGACCCCTCTGTTGTTCGGACCGAGAACGGTCTCCTCCGCGGCACCGTGACCGACGACGTGCGCGTGTTCCAGGGCGTCCCGTACGCCGCGCCGCCCGTCGGTGCGCTGCGGTTCGGCTCTCCCCGGCCCGCCTCCGACTGGAAGGGCGTCCGCGACGCCACCAAGCCCAGCCCCGCCTGTGCGCAGGCCGGCGACTTCATCGGCGACAAGCCGAGCGTCGTCGAGGACTGCCTTTACGCCAACGTCACCACGCCTTTCGACGCCTCGCCGAAGCGCAAGAAGCCGGTGATGGTGTGGATCCACGGCGGCGGGTTCCAGTGGGGATCCGGCGCGATCTACAACGCGGATCGCCTTGCCAGCAAGGGCGATGTCGTCGTTGTGACGTTCAACTACCGGCTGAACGTGTTCGGCTTCCTCTCCCACCCCGCGCTCGACGGTGGGGTGGCGAAGCACAAGTCCGGCAACCTCGGCGTCGAGGACCAGCAGGCGCTGCTGCGGTGGGTCCGGAGCAACGCGGCCTCGTTCGGCGGCGACCCACGCAACGTGACGATCTTCGGCGAGTCCGCCGGTGCGCAGGTGTCGTGTACGCACCTGACCGCTCCTGGCTCGCGAGGCCTGTTCGACCGGGTGATCATGCAGAGTGGCCCGTGCACGATGAACTGGCCGTACGGCGACTGGTGGCGGGCGAAGTCTCGGCCCGAGGCGGAGAAGATCGGGCTCGAGGTTGCGAAGAAGGCCGGCTGCGACGACCCGGCGACCGCGGCGGCCTGCCTGCGCTCGAAGACTCCGGCCGAGCTGCTGAAGGCGGACAACAACGAACACGGGCACGGACCTGCCTGGGGCGGCGGAGTGATCCCGAACGACCCGGCGAAGCAGCTCGCGGCTGGTCGGATCGCGAAGGTGCCCGTGATGCACGGCATCACCAGGGACGAGCACGTGACGTTCCAGGTCGGCATGGAGATCATGACCGGCGGCGCGATCCCGCCGGGGGCCCACCCCGCGGTGCTCGGGCAGTTCACCGGGCTCGGCGACGCCGCGTTCGCGAAGGTCGTGGCGAAGTACCCGCTGAGCGCGTACGCCGGCTCCACCGGTGCCGCGATGTCGGCCGTGTTGACCGACTGGGCGTGGGCCTGCCCGACAGTGCAGACGAACAAGCTGCTGGCCAAGCACACGAAGACGTTCGCGTTCGAGTTCGCCGACCGTACGGCGCCGTGGTTCGGCGACACGGCCGCTCCGGTCTACCCGACCGGCGCGTTCCACGCGGGGGAGCTGCAGTACCTGTTCGGCGGCGCGTACGCGGGTGCTCCGCTGTCGCCTACGCAGACCAAGCTGTCCGACGCGATGATCTCGTACTGGACCGCGTTCGCCCACGACGGTGATCCGAACGGCCCGCGCACGCCGTACTGGCCGCGCTACCGGGCCACGAGCGACCACGTGCAGGCCCTGGCGACCGGCCGGCGCGGGATCCGGTCGGTCGACCTGGCCGCCGAGCACAACTGCTCGTTCTGGTCTGCCCTCTAG
- a CDS encoding energy-coupling factor transporter transmembrane component T family protein, which yields MTTIALPLVTRANAPLARLNPVTKLGAALVVMAALLVTGDLLTPALVLAVELVVIAASGIGLRTFVLRLWLLLVAAAGLGVSTFLLTAATDRYTVAAAMAVRILAISLPGVWVFATTDPTEFADALVQHLKAPARFTFGALAAFRLVPLLGDEWHTLLLARRARGIDAGWSPIRRLRLFGSATFALLVAAIRRGVRLATAMEARGFGRNPDRTVARPQRIGPGNWAFLGGTVLVVAGAIAVSLAVGSWRFLF from the coding sequence ATGACGACGATCGCCCTCCCCCTCGTCACCCGCGCGAACGCGCCACTGGCGAGGCTCAACCCGGTCACCAAGCTCGGCGCCGCGCTCGTCGTCATGGCCGCGCTCCTCGTCACCGGCGACCTGCTGACCCCGGCGCTCGTCCTCGCCGTCGAGCTCGTCGTGATCGCCGCGTCCGGCATCGGGTTGCGTACGTTCGTCCTCCGGCTCTGGCTGCTGCTCGTCGCCGCGGCCGGGCTCGGCGTCAGCACGTTCTTGCTCACCGCGGCGACCGACCGGTACACGGTCGCGGCGGCGATGGCCGTACGCATCCTCGCGATCTCGCTGCCCGGCGTCTGGGTGTTCGCGACGACCGACCCGACCGAGTTCGCCGACGCGCTCGTCCAACACCTGAAAGCCCCAGCCCGCTTCACGTTCGGCGCGCTCGCCGCGTTCCGGCTGGTGCCGTTGCTCGGCGACGAGTGGCACACGCTGCTGCTCGCTCGTCGCGCGCGAGGCATCGACGCGGGCTGGTCGCCCATCAGGCGGCTGCGGCTGTTCGGCTCCGCCACGTTCGCGCTGCTCGTCGCCGCGATCCGCCGCGGCGTCCGGCTCGCGACCGCGATGGAGGCCCGCGGCTTCGGAAGGAACCCCGACCGAACGGTCGCCCGCCCGCAACGCATCGGCCCCGGCAACTGGGCGTTCCTTGGGGGAACGGTCCTCGTCGTCGCCGGGGCGATCGCGGTCAGCCTCGCGGTCGGAAGCTGGCGGTTCCTCTTCTAG